The proteins below come from a single Methanothrix thermoacetophila PT genomic window:
- the infB gene encoding translation initiation factor IF-2: MRQRSKKGMRSKEEVSQLRTPIVCVMGHVDHGKTTLLDRIRGTTVAQYEAGAITQHIGATEIPLSVIQQFCGSGFKANLMVPGLLFIDTPGHHAFTSLRSRGGSLADLAILIVDINEGFQPQTIESINILKRFKTPFVVAANKIDRIPGWRPVENAPMEKSLAGQTERVVETLETKIYELVGELYKYGFDSNRYDRIADFTKTVGIIPVSAITGEGIPDLLLVLVGLAQRFLKQNLVIESSRPGMGTILEVKEERGLGTTLDVILYDGMISVGDTIVVGTPREPIITKVRALLKPRPLKEIRSEERFTPVKHVVAASGIKVSAPKLETALAGSTIRVVGEGEDPEAIAKEIRSEIEAVRIDTDTVGVILKADTIGSLEGLVGELRAKNIPIHVADVGPVTRRDVIRAAAIKDPLLSVILGFNVEILPDALSEIQKLDIPVFQSDVIYTLLESYEEWMEEKKMQMEQERLEAIVKPGCVRILPDCVFRQSKPAIVGVQVVGGTISHNVPLIREDGAVVGTIRGIQQRNENIPMATVGQEVAISIDGPTVGRQIHEGDLLYVNIPEKHARIIEQELKQKMSQDEIEVFEKFLEIKRKKDMFWGR; the protein is encoded by the coding sequence ATGCGTCAGAGATCTAAAAAGGGTATGCGTTCGAAGGAGGAGGTCTCACAGCTGAGAACCCCCATAGTATGTGTTATGGGGCACGTCGATCACGGGAAGACAACGCTGCTTGACAGGATAAGAGGCACCACAGTCGCACAGTACGAGGCTGGAGCCATAACGCAGCATATAGGCGCTACCGAGATCCCTCTGAGCGTAATACAGCAGTTCTGCGGTTCAGGATTCAAGGCGAACCTCATGGTTCCAGGGCTGCTTTTCATAGATACGCCTGGCCACCATGCGTTCACATCGCTCAGAAGCCGGGGTGGGTCGCTTGCGGATCTGGCGATCCTCATAGTTGACATTAACGAAGGGTTCCAGCCGCAGACCATCGAGTCGATCAACATCCTGAAGAGATTCAAAACTCCCTTCGTGGTCGCTGCGAACAAGATAGACAGAATCCCAGGATGGCGACCTGTCGAAAACGCCCCCATGGAGAAGAGCCTCGCAGGACAGACTGAGCGAGTGGTGGAGACTCTGGAGACGAAGATATACGAGCTCGTTGGTGAGCTCTACAAATACGGCTTCGACTCCAACCGCTATGACAGGATAGCAGACTTCACAAAGACCGTGGGCATAATCCCGGTCAGCGCCATAACTGGCGAGGGAATTCCAGATCTTCTTCTTGTCCTGGTCGGCCTCGCACAGAGGTTCCTGAAGCAAAACCTGGTGATTGAATCGAGTCGGCCGGGCATGGGAACGATACTCGAGGTGAAAGAGGAAAGGGGTCTCGGGACAACGCTGGACGTCATACTTTACGACGGGATGATCAGCGTCGGGGACACGATCGTGGTCGGAACTCCCCGGGAGCCGATAATAACGAAGGTGAGGGCGCTTCTCAAGCCGAGACCGCTCAAGGAGATACGGAGCGAGGAGCGGTTCACCCCCGTGAAGCATGTCGTAGCCGCGTCCGGCATAAAGGTATCAGCCCCGAAGCTGGAGACAGCGCTTGCTGGATCCACCATACGTGTTGTGGGAGAGGGCGAGGATCCTGAGGCGATAGCCAAGGAGATAAGGTCTGAGATCGAGGCTGTCAGGATCGATACAGACACTGTTGGTGTGATACTGAAGGCGGATACCATTGGATCTCTGGAGGGGCTCGTCGGCGAGCTACGTGCAAAGAACATACCCATTCATGTGGCTGATGTGGGGCCGGTAACGCGCAGGGATGTAATAAGGGCCGCGGCCATAAAGGATCCGCTTCTCTCGGTCATACTCGGATTCAATGTCGAGATACTCCCAGACGCTCTCTCTGAGATACAGAAGCTGGACATTCCGGTATTCCAGAGTGACGTCATATACACGCTTCTCGAGAGCTACGAGGAGTGGATGGAGGAGAAGAAGATGCAGATGGAGCAGGAGCGGCTCGAGGCCATCGTAAAGCCAGGATGTGTTCGCATACTGCCCGACTGCGTCTTCAGGCAGTCCAAGCCTGCGATTGTCGGCGTGCAGGTTGTCGGAGGGACGATATCACATAACGTGCCCTTGATCCGCGAGGACGGCGCAGTGGTCGGCACCATACGCGGGATCCAGCAAAGGAACGAGAACATACCCATGGCAACGGTAGGCCAGGAGGTCGCGATATCGATCGATGGGCCTACGGTTGGACGTCAGATCCACGAGGGTGATCTGCTTTACGTCAACATACCTGAGAAGCACGCCAGGATAATCGAGCAGGAGCTCAAGCAGAAGATGTCTCAGGATGAGATTGAGGTCTTCGAGAAGTTCCTGGAGATCAAGCGGAAGAAGGACATGTTCTGGGGAAGATGA
- a CDS encoding rhomboid family intramembrane serine protease, translating to MVSDWDDIRPRGSSISASLAIIALCILVSIAMAIDPWAVRGYLSLNPALVESRPWTLVTHIFVHADIGHLFWNMLALLFFGTELERRVGERNFLLVFFASGIFGGIIEMLVATGYMMGASGAIMGVMGALAIIAPEIRVIIFPIPIPLGIPLAIALIAFLDLYYQISLRGADGIGHMAHLAGLLAGLFFGQSFGRRRRYY from the coding sequence ATGGTCTCTGACTGGGATGATATCAGGCCCAGAGGCTCCAGCATCTCCGCATCTCTTGCGATAATCGCTCTGTGCATCCTCGTATCGATCGCAATGGCCATTGACCCCTGGGCTGTGAGGGGATACCTCTCCCTGAATCCAGCGCTTGTCGAGTCCAGGCCGTGGACGCTGGTGACGCACATATTCGTTCATGCTGACATAGGCCATCTCTTCTGGAATATGCTGGCCCTCTTATTCTTCGGAACAGAGCTCGAAAGAAGGGTTGGCGAGAGAAATTTCCTCTTGGTCTTCTTCGCATCCGGAATATTCGGCGGCATTATAGAGATGCTTGTGGCAACAGGATATATGATGGGAGCCAGCGGGGCTATCATGGGGGTCATGGGAGCTCTGGCGATAATCGCGCCCGAGATCAGGGTTATAATCTTCCCCATACCAATACCTCTGGGGATACCACTGGCGATAGCCCTGATCGCGTTCCTGGATCTGTACTACCAGATAAGCCTGCGGGGAGCGGATGGCATAGGGCACATGGCGCACCTCGCAGGACTTCTCGCCGGCCTATTCTTTGGTCAGAGCTTCGGAAGGAGAAGAAGGTATTACTGA
- the pyrE gene encoding orotate phosphoribosyltransferase, whose protein sequence is MSELREQLLSLIKEMALEIGTVVLSSGRTSDYYVDLRRIVLTPRGAYLTARLLLDLVRPEVSAIGGMTLGADPIVSSMIVVGHMEGRDLCGLIVRKKAKRHGKRRFIEGPLMEAGAKVAVVDDVVTTGNSLLRSIERLEEAGYTPIQTLAVLDRMEGGREALSAAGFELESLFTRDDLGIAPRDHSM, encoded by the coding sequence ATGTCAGAGCTCAGGGAGCAGCTTCTCAGCTTGATAAAAGAGATGGCGCTGGAGATCGGCACAGTCGTCCTCTCATCCGGCCGCACCAGTGACTACTACGTCGATCTCAGGAGGATAGTTCTCACTCCGAGAGGGGCGTATCTGACAGCCAGGCTTCTCCTAGATCTCGTGAGGCCTGAGGTCAGTGCTATCGGCGGGATGACGCTCGGAGCGGATCCGATCGTCTCCTCCATGATTGTGGTCGGCCATATGGAGGGGAGGGATCTCTGCGGCCTGATCGTGAGAAAGAAGGCGAAGCGGCACGGCAAGAGGAGGTTCATTGAGGGGCCATTGATGGAGGCGGGCGCAAAGGTTGCGGTTGTCGATGATGTCGTCACCACAGGCAATTCACTGCTCAGATCGATCGAGCGGCTCGAGGAGGCGGGTTACACCCCTATACAAACACTTGCAGTCCTGGACAGGATGGAGGGAGGGCGGGAGGCCCTATCGGCGGCGGGATTCGAGCTCGAATCTCTATTCACGAGAGACGACCTGGGGATCGCCCCACGCGATCACTCCATGTAG
- a CDS encoding dodecin family protein, which produces MNGDVYKFIELVGTSTVGWEDAVKTVVETASKTLRDLRVAEVTELDVRLDKGKIVEYRAKVKLSFKYEREED; this is translated from the coding sequence TTGAACGGGGATGTATATAAATTCATAGAGCTCGTCGGCACATCGACGGTTGGGTGGGAAGATGCAGTAAAGACTGTTGTGGAGACAGCTTCAAAGACTTTGAGAGATTTGAGGGTGGCAGAGGTCACCGAGCTTGATGTGAGGCTGGACAAGGGCAAGATCGTGGAGTACAGGGCAAAGGTGAAGTTATCATTCAAGTACGAGAGGGAGGAGGACTGA
- a CDS encoding adenylosuccinate synthase: MFTIITGAQFGDEGKGKIVDLLAEKYDIIARFQGGDNAGHTVKVGDKTYKLHLVPSGVLFDKRLLIGPGVVLNPKVLWEELQTLWGMGMKVDLGIDPKTSIIMPYHIEMDALREKARTAKIGTTRRGIGYAYIDKIAREEVQMADITDPEMLKRKLEEIAPAKESAIKEMGGDPSVVRDEAQLRAYLEIGRALKNNLTDVSLEINRALDEDKMVLAEGAQGAFLDVIHGTQKFVTSSFTTAGSACANLGVGPVRVDNVVGVVKAYITRVGEGPMPTELKDEIGDRLREAGGEYGTTTGRPRRCGWFDAVLGRKAVYLNGYTELALTKLDVLTGLRRIKICVAYELDGEILEYPPESTYELARCVPVYEEMEGWSESISEALDYSDLPQNARAYVERIQELMDVDIAAISVGPAREQTIYME; this comes from the coding sequence ATGTTCACGATAATCACAGGCGCACAGTTTGGTGATGAGGGAAAGGGCAAGATCGTGGATCTGCTTGCGGAAAAGTATGATATCATAGCGCGCTTTCAGGGCGGGGATAACGCAGGTCACACTGTGAAGGTTGGGGATAAAACATACAAGCTCCATCTGGTACCGAGCGGCGTTCTTTTTGATAAAAGACTTCTGATAGGCCCGGGCGTGGTGCTAAATCCGAAGGTCCTCTGGGAAGAGCTCCAGACCCTCTGGGGAATGGGCATGAAGGTCGATCTCGGCATAGACCCGAAGACGAGCATAATAATGCCATATCACATAGAGATGGATGCTCTGAGGGAGAAAGCAAGGACAGCAAAGATAGGCACCACCAGGCGCGGGATAGGGTATGCGTATATCGATAAGATAGCGCGTGAAGAGGTGCAGATGGCAGACATCACCGATCCGGAGATGCTGAAGAGAAAGCTCGAGGAGATCGCTCCGGCGAAGGAATCTGCGATAAAGGAGATGGGTGGAGATCCATCCGTCGTGAGGGACGAGGCGCAGCTAAGAGCGTACCTGGAGATCGGAAGGGCTCTGAAGAACAACCTCACAGATGTATCGCTTGAGATAAACAGGGCGCTCGATGAGGACAAGATGGTTCTCGCAGAGGGCGCGCAGGGCGCGTTCCTGGATGTGATCCATGGCACGCAGAAGTTCGTCACATCGAGCTTCACAACAGCGGGCAGCGCGTGCGCCAACCTTGGGGTTGGTCCGGTGCGTGTCGATAATGTCGTGGGCGTTGTGAAGGCTTACATCACACGCGTGGGCGAGGGGCCGATGCCAACAGAGCTTAAGGACGAGATAGGAGACCGGCTCAGGGAGGCAGGCGGTGAGTATGGGACGACGACCGGAAGGCCGAGGCGCTGCGGATGGTTCGATGCCGTCCTGGGGAGGAAGGCGGTTTATCTGAATGGATACACGGAGCTTGCGCTGACAAAGCTGGATGTGCTCACAGGACTCAGACGGATAAAGATCTGCGTCGCATACGAGCTCGACGGAGAGATCCTGGAGTATCCGCCGGAGAGCACCTACGAGCTGGCGAGATGTGTCCCAGTGTATGAAGAGATGGAGGGGTGGTCTGAGAGCATAAGCGAGGCCCTCGATTACAGTGATCTGCCCCAGAACGCGCGGGCGTATGTGGAGAGAATCCAGGAGCTCATGGATGTGGATATAGCCGCGATATCTGTTGGACCTGCAAGGGAACAGACAATCTACATGGAGTGA
- a CDS encoding TatD family hydrolase yields the protein MVEVIDAHCHLDFKHFNKDRMDVIERARASGVVEMINSGVDLQTNRETLKLARSHEFIHATLGLSPNSLDQMRPKDVDLVLDEIRQNSGEIIGVGEAGLDYYRCSDPALRRQQIDVFRKVILLAEELEKPLVIHARETEDIAFDLVKDMEKVVFHCYSGSLETMRKIVDRGFYVSIATVVCRSVKHQALARNVPLDQLLIETDSPFLSPRRGRNEPSFILDSLNLIARMRGMDPEDLATATVRNTRRIYGM from the coding sequence TTGGTCGAAGTCATAGATGCACACTGTCATCTCGATTTCAAGCATTTCAATAAAGACAGGATGGATGTTATAGAGAGAGCGAGAGCTTCTGGTGTTGTGGAGATGATCAACTCCGGGGTCGACCTCCAGACGAATAGAGAGACGCTGAAGCTGGCCAGGTCGCATGAGTTCATTCACGCGACTCTGGGGCTCAGCCCCAACTCCCTCGACCAGATGAGGCCCAAAGATGTGGATCTCGTACTTGATGAGATCCGGCAGAACTCCGGGGAGATAATCGGGGTTGGAGAGGCAGGGCTGGATTACTACAGGTGCAGCGATCCGGCTCTGAGAAGGCAGCAGATCGATGTATTCCGCAAGGTGATACTGCTCGCAGAGGAGCTCGAGAAACCGCTTGTGATACACGCCAGAGAGACCGAAGATATCGCATTCGATCTTGTGAAGGATATGGAGAAGGTGGTATTTCACTGCTACAGCGGAAGCCTGGAGACCATGAGAAAGATCGTCGACAGGGGATTTTATGTGTCGATCGCAACAGTTGTGTGCAGATCTGTGAAGCACCAGGCTCTGGCAAGGAACGTGCCCCTGGATCAGCTGCTCATCGAGACAGACAGCCCGTTTCTGTCCCCGAGAAGGGGCAGGAACGAGCCGTCTTTTATCCTTGACTCGCTCAATCTCATAGCTCGGATGAGGGGCATGGACCCTGAGGATCTCGCCACGGCAACTGTGAGGAACACAAGAAGGATTTATGGAATGTGA
- a CDS encoding 30S ribosomal protein S8e has protein sequence MKWQGKSARKPTGGRLVPARGKRKYELGREPAETLVGPIRVKKIRTRGGNQKLRLLKADVASVSDPVTGATKLVKIETVVDNPANRHYVRRNIITRGAVIRTEIGEARVLSRPGQDGVVNAVLLPKH, from the coding sequence ATGAAGTGGCAGGGAAAGTCGGCTAGAAAGCCCACTGGTGGAAGGTTGGTTCCGGCCAGAGGGAAGAGAAAGTATGAGCTGGGCAGAGAGCCAGCAGAGACGCTTGTCGGTCCAATCAGGGTCAAGAAGATCCGCACACGTGGAGGCAACCAGAAGCTCCGCCTTCTTAAAGCAGACGTTGCCAGCGTCTCGGATCCGGTCACAGGTGCCACAAAGCTTGTGAAGATCGAGACAGTGGTGGACAATCCTGCAAACAGGCATTATGTGAGAAGGAACATAATCACGAGAGGTGCTGTGATCAGGACCGAGATCGGCGAGGCCAGGGTTTTGAGCAGACCCGGGCAGGATGGCGTGGTGAATGCTGTTCTCCTGCCGAAGCACTGA
- a CDS encoding UPF0280 family protein, producing the protein MIREYFRLHQTIATIVARSQEHIEIAKSAIIDSRTQLEEFIAFDPLFQLTLVPYDLPVDNAPPIVKRMCHASSLFHVGPMAAVAGAIAAFAVEAMVEAGADYAVVDNGGDIAIFSDEPLLVGIYAGSSPIKNLALEIHPTGGILGVCSSSGTIGPSISFGCADVATVISRDPAIADAGATALGNAVTPDASLKECFSVVDRDEVIGALIIRGDEMAVWGEVPPIRRARVKYDLITKG; encoded by the coding sequence ATGATACGTGAGTATTTCAGACTTCATCAGACGATAGCCACGATCGTGGCCAGATCGCAGGAGCACATAGAGATCGCAAAGAGCGCGATAATAGACAGCAGGACCCAGCTTGAGGAGTTCATAGCTTTCGACCCTCTATTCCAGCTGACCCTCGTGCCCTACGATCTCCCGGTAGATAATGCCCCGCCTATTGTAAAAAGGATGTGCCATGCATCGTCACTCTTCCACGTCGGACCTATGGCAGCTGTCGCCGGAGCGATTGCAGCATTTGCAGTCGAGGCCATGGTGGAGGCGGGGGCTGATTACGCTGTCGTTGACAACGGTGGGGACATAGCGATCTTCTCGGATGAGCCTCTGCTTGTTGGGATATACGCCGGCTCATCTCCGATAAAGAATCTGGCACTTGAGATCCATCCCACAGGAGGAATCCTGGGGGTGTGCAGCAGCAGCGGGACCATTGGGCCGTCAATAAGCTTCGGATGTGCAGATGTCGCGACAGTGATATCCAGAGATCCGGCGATAGCAGATGCCGGCGCGACAGCGCTCGGCAATGCTGTCACGCCAGATGCCAGCCTGAAGGAGTGCTTCAGTGTGGTTGATAGAGATGAGGTGATCGGAGCTTTGATCATAAGGGGTGATGAGATGGCGGTGTGGGGAGAGGTACCGCCCATACGGAGAGCGCGGGTCAAATACGACCTCATAACAAAGGGGTAG
- the ilvE gene encoding branched-chain-amino-acid transaminase: protein MSIVYVNGSFVPREEAVVSVFDHGLLYGDGVFEGIRAYGGRVFRLEAHVRRLYDSAQAIMLDIPMTQEEMCEAILETLRRNNLRDAYIRPVVTRGVGDLGLDPRKCSKPTVIIIAISWDAMYGDLYEVGLNAITVTVRRNSPAALPPNIKSLNYLNNILAKIEANIKGGDEAIFLDAEGTISEGSGDNIFVVRDGKIYTPPTLNNLKGITREVVLELANRNGIPVHETRLGLFDLYTAEEVFVTGTAAEIAPVARIDGRVIGNGKPGPVTKLLMKLFRECTESEGTPIYKEEIAARK, encoded by the coding sequence ATGAGCATCGTTTACGTCAACGGCAGCTTCGTCCCGAGAGAGGAGGCTGTGGTCTCCGTCTTCGACCACGGCCTTCTTTATGGAGATGGGGTCTTCGAGGGCATTCGCGCATACGGAGGCAGGGTCTTCAGGCTCGAGGCGCATGTCAGGCGCCTCTATGATTCAGCGCAGGCCATAATGCTCGATATACCGATGACGCAGGAGGAAATGTGCGAGGCGATACTCGAGACCCTCCGGAGAAACAATCTGAGAGACGCGTACATCAGGCCTGTGGTCACCAGGGGAGTTGGCGATCTGGGCCTTGATCCGAGAAAGTGCTCAAAGCCCACTGTCATCATAATAGCGATCAGCTGGGATGCGATGTACGGCGACCTCTACGAGGTCGGGCTGAACGCGATTACAGTCACCGTGAGGAGGAACTCGCCAGCTGCGCTTCCCCCGAACATAAAGTCTCTGAACTACCTGAACAACATCCTCGCGAAGATAGAGGCCAATATAAAAGGAGGGGATGAGGCGATATTCCTGGACGCGGAGGGCACGATCTCAGAGGGCAGCGGCGACAACATATTTGTTGTGAGAGATGGCAAAATCTACACTCCACCGACGCTGAACAACCTTAAGGGTATAACCAGAGAGGTCGTGCTGGAGCTTGCGAACAGGAACGGAATACCTGTTCATGAGACCAGGCTCGGGCTCTTTGACCTCTACACCGCAGAGGAGGTCTTCGTTACGGGAACTGCAGCTGAGATCGCACCGGTCGCCAGGATCGACGGCAGGGTAATCGGAAATGGCAAGCCCGGGCCGGTGACAAAGCTCCTAATGAAGCTCTTCAGGGAGTGCACAGAGTCAGAGGGAACGCCGATATACAAAGAGGAGATCGCTGCTCGGAAGTGA
- a CDS encoding TIGR00288 family NYN domain-containing protein, whose translation MAIHFEHILKYLGSKKEKGRKKIGLLVDGPNMLRKEFQMDLEEIRNILRDYGDIKVGKVFLNQYASEKLVEAVENQGFEPVICTSDVDVRMAVEGVDMIYNPVIDTIALVTRDADLKPVLMKAMEHGKETIIFGAEPGFSVALRNSADYVIVLRNGEYVTES comes from the coding sequence ATGGCTATACACTTCGAGCACATCCTGAAGTACCTTGGATCCAAGAAGGAGAAGGGAAGGAAGAAGATCGGTCTCCTGGTAGACGGTCCCAACATGCTGCGCAAGGAGTTCCAGATGGACCTCGAGGAGATACGGAACATACTCAGAGACTACGGCGACATAAAGGTCGGAAAGGTTTTCCTGAACCAGTATGCCTCCGAGAAGCTGGTGGAGGCGGTCGAGAACCAGGGGTTTGAGCCGGTTATATGCACAAGCGACGTCGATGTGAGGATGGCCGTGGAGGGTGTCGACATGATCTACAACCCTGTCATAGACACCATAGCGCTCGTCACCAGAGACGCTGATCTGAAACCGGTTCTCATGAAGGCGATGGAGCACGGCAAGGAGACGATCATATTCGGGGCAGAGCCCGGCTTTTCTGTTGCACTGAGGAACTCCGCAGATTATGTCATAGTGCTCAGAAACGGCGAGTACGTCACAGAGTCATGA
- a CDS encoding 2-isopropylmalate synthase: MVKIFDTTLRDGEQTPGVSLTPEEKLIIARQLDKLGVNVIEAGFPVSSKGEFESVRAIANEGLTATVCGLSRIIKNDIDRCLDADVGMVHVFVSTSDIQIAHTIKKSREEIVADSIKAVEYVKDHGVLCLFSAMDATRTPPAFLREIFTAVEGAGADIINIPDTVGVMAPSAFHRLVKEVCSYMNILVDVHCHNDFGLAVANSLAAVEAGAREVQVTVNGLGERAGNANLAETVMSLHSIYGAKTSIRTQYLVETARLVERLTETRIPINAPIVGDNAFSHESGIHSHGVIERSDTFEPGIMTPEMVGHRRRIVLGKHTGRHAVKKVLEEAGYHPTEDQLQEILRRIKELGDKGKQVTDADLQTIAEVVLGEIAKGEQALVLKEVAVMTGNTITPTATVRALFRGEEKVLANIGVGPVDAAVKAVREILGQDSLIRVRDFRIEAITGGSDALAEVVIGVEDTEGRKVSARSAREDIVMASVEALVSAINRLLLLEERTSK, from the coding sequence GTGGTGAAGATATTCGATACGACCCTTAGGGACGGAGAGCAGACGCCTGGAGTATCGCTCACCCCTGAGGAGAAGCTCATAATCGCCAGGCAGCTCGACAAGCTCGGGGTCAATGTCATCGAGGCTGGCTTTCCGGTATCGTCCAAGGGCGAGTTTGAATCTGTCCGGGCCATAGCGAATGAGGGGCTTACAGCCACGGTCTGCGGCCTCTCCAGGATAATCAAAAACGATATCGACAGGTGTCTCGATGCCGATGTCGGCATGGTCCATGTATTCGTATCGACCTCCGACATACAGATAGCGCATACGATAAAGAAGAGCAGGGAGGAGATAGTTGCGGACTCGATAAAGGCGGTCGAGTACGTGAAAGACCATGGTGTTTTGTGCCTCTTCTCGGCCATGGACGCCACAAGGACGCCTCCTGCTTTCCTCAGGGAGATCTTCACGGCTGTTGAGGGCGCTGGGGCTGACATAATAAACATACCAGACACTGTGGGTGTAATGGCGCCGTCCGCGTTCCACCGGCTCGTGAAAGAGGTCTGCAGCTACATGAACATACTCGTGGATGTGCACTGTCACAACGACTTCGGGCTTGCGGTGGCGAACAGCTTGGCTGCTGTGGAGGCCGGTGCCAGGGAGGTCCAGGTCACAGTCAACGGCCTGGGAGAGAGGGCCGGCAATGCGAACCTCGCAGAGACCGTCATGAGCCTCCATTCGATATACGGAGCGAAAACCTCGATAAGAACACAGTACCTCGTTGAGACTGCGAGGCTTGTGGAGCGCCTCACAGAGACCCGGATACCCATTAACGCGCCGATCGTCGGGGATAACGCGTTCTCCCACGAGAGCGGCATACACAGCCATGGTGTTATAGAGAGAAGCGACACATTCGAGCCTGGGATAATGACTCCTGAGATGGTCGGCCACAGGCGCAGGATAGTCCTCGGAAAGCACACCGGAAGGCATGCGGTGAAGAAGGTGCTCGAGGAGGCTGGATATCATCCGACAGAGGACCAGCTCCAGGAGATACTTCGGAGGATAAAGGAGCTCGGCGACAAGGGCAAGCAGGTCACGGATGCAGATCTCCAGACCATTGCAGAGGTCGTCCTGGGCGAGATCGCAAAGGGAGAGCAGGCGCTCGTCCTCAAAGAGGTGGCTGTGATGACAGGGAACACTATCACACCCACAGCCACTGTCAGGGCTCTATTCAGGGGAGAGGAGAAGGTTCTCGCAAACATTGGCGTGGGACCTGTGGATGCTGCAGTGAAGGCTGTGAGGGAGATACTCGGCCAGGACAGCCTGATCAGGGTGAGGGACTTCAGGATTGAGGCAATCACAGGAGGCTCTGATGCCCTTGCGGAGGTCGTGATAGGGGTTGAGGATACTGAGGGAAGAAAGGTCTCAGCTCGATCCGCGCGGGAGGACATAGTCATGGCATCGGTGGAGGCGCTTGTCAGCGCGATAAACCGTCTTCTGCTTCTTGAGGAACGTACATCCAAGTGA
- the ribH gene encoding 6,7-dimethyl-8-ribityllumazine synthase, translating into MTRLGFVVSEFNRDITYQMELLGREHARFLGAEVVQTIMVPGVYDMPLAVRKLLKSDEIDAVVAIGCVIQGETAHDEIVAQHAARKLMDLSLEFDKPVTLGISGPRMSRPDAHKRVDYAKRAVEAAVKLVRRLRGE; encoded by the coding sequence ATGACACGACTTGGTTTCGTGGTTTCAGAGTTCAATAGGGATATAACATACCAGATGGAGCTCCTCGGAAGGGAGCATGCGCGATTTCTCGGCGCTGAGGTCGTGCAGACGATAATGGTTCCCGGGGTATACGACATGCCACTGGCTGTCAGAAAGCTCCTGAAGAGCGATGAGATCGATGCTGTTGTTGCAATCGGATGCGTTATACAGGGCGAGACAGCGCACGACGAGATAGTCGCACAGCATGCTGCAAGAAAGCTCATGGACCTCTCGCTGGAGTTCGACAAGCCGGTCACGCTCGGCATTAGCGGCCCGAGGATGTCCAGGCCAGATGCCCACAAACGTGTCGATTACGCCAAGCGCGCGGTCGAGGCAGCCGTTAAGCTCGTCAGGCGCCTGAGGGGGGAGTGA